From the Rhodanobacter soli genome, one window contains:
- a CDS encoding YggT family protein, producing MSYLLNALALLLDLAFDAVVTLLLLRVAAEACRADFHNPLSQFVYRYTNPMLAPIRRVLPNWHRVNLAALLLAWLAMLVKRLLLFALLGVMPHPLGLIVLSLAELLDFVLLFYLVLIFGWSLLSMFSVDRRHPLLQLAGSIVAPLLRPLHGKLIAGQIDFAPMVVMIVLLLARLLVAAPLLDVGARLALGA from the coding sequence GTGAGCTATCTGCTGAATGCACTGGCCCTGCTGCTCGACCTGGCGTTCGATGCCGTCGTCACCCTGCTGCTGCTGCGCGTGGCCGCCGAGGCCTGCCGCGCGGACTTCCACAATCCGCTGAGCCAGTTCGTCTACCGCTACACCAACCCGATGCTGGCACCGATCCGCCGCGTGCTGCCGAACTGGCACCGGGTCAACCTGGCCGCCCTGTTGCTGGCGTGGCTGGCGATGCTGGTCAAGCGCCTGCTGCTGTTCGCCCTGCTGGGCGTGATGCCGCACCCGCTCGGCCTGATCGTGCTGTCGCTGGCCGAGCTGCTCGACTTCGTGCTGCTGTTCTACCTGGTGCTGATCTTCGGCTGGTCGCTGTTGAGCATGTTCTCGGTGGACCGCCGCCATCCACTGCTGCAACTCGCCGGCAGCATCGTCGCCCCGTTGCTGCGCCCGCTGCACGGCAAGCTGATCGCCGGCCAGATCGACTTCGCACCGATGGTGGTGATGATCGTGCTGCTGCTGGCGCGGTTGCTGGTGGCGGCGCCGTTGCTGGATGTGGGGGCGCGGTTGGCGCTGGGCGCCTGA
- a CDS encoding cobalamin-binding protein — protein sequence MHHVAPDSGLPDHFPQRIVCLTEEPTEVLYALGEERRIVGISGFTVRPPRARKEKPKVSAFTSAKIGEILKLEPDLAIGFSDIQADIARELIKAGVEVWISNHRSVDGILAYIRRLGAMVGAHEKAEAYAQRAERHIADIRAAVAGLPRRPKVYFEEWDEPIITGIRWVAEIIGIAGGDDCFPELAREPLAKQRILPNGDEVVRRAPDIILGSWCGKRFRPEKVAVRPGWDTIPAVRDGELHEIKSPIILQPGPAALFDGLDEIHRIIAEWALR from the coding sequence ATGCATCACGTCGCACCGGATTCCGGCTTGCCGGACCACTTCCCGCAGCGCATCGTCTGCCTCACCGAGGAGCCCACCGAGGTGCTGTACGCGCTCGGCGAGGAGCGCCGCATCGTCGGCATTTCCGGCTTCACCGTGCGACCGCCGCGGGCGCGCAAGGAGAAGCCGAAGGTCTCCGCCTTCACCAGCGCGAAGATCGGCGAGATCCTGAAGCTGGAACCGGACCTGGCGATCGGCTTTTCCGACATCCAGGCCGACATCGCCCGCGAGCTGATCAAGGCCGGCGTCGAGGTGTGGATCAGCAACCACCGCAGCGTCGATGGCATCCTGGCCTACATCCGCCGGCTCGGCGCGATGGTCGGCGCCCACGAAAAAGCCGAAGCCTACGCGCAGCGCGCCGAGCGGCACATCGCCGACATCCGCGCCGCCGTCGCAGGACTGCCGCGGCGGCCGAAGGTGTATTTCGAGGAGTGGGACGAACCGATCATCACCGGCATCCGCTGGGTCGCCGAGATCATCGGCATCGCCGGCGGCGATGACTGCTTCCCCGAACTCGCCCGCGAACCGCTGGCGAAGCAGCGCATCCTGCCGAACGGCGACGAGGTCGTGCGGCGCGCCCCGGACATCATCCTCGGCTCGTGGTGCGGCAAGCGCTTTCGCCCGGAGAAGGTGGCGGTGCGGCCGGGCTGGGACACGATTCCCGCGGTGCGCGATGGCGAACTGCACGAGATCAAGTCGCCGATCATCCTGCAGCCCGGACCGGCGGCGCTGTTCGACGGGTTGGACGAGATCCATCGGATCATCGCGGAATGGGCGCTGCGCTGA
- the proC gene encoding pyrroline-5-carboxylate reductase has product MTRLAFIGGGNMARSLIGGLLKTGVAPATLSVAEPLAEARQSLGRDFGIACYAENRLAVAEAEVILLAVKPQVMPAIHADLRDILQRNRPLLISIAAGVRLDQLERWFGTTLPIVRCMPNTPALIGAGATGLCANSRVSPAQKAQAQHILDAAGITRWIDDEALMDTVTALSGSGPAYFFALVEALEAAAVAQGLPRGTARALAAQTCLGAGRMLVDGGEDPAVLRQRVTSPHGTTQAALESFSADGLPHIVARAVAAATRRGAELAAELDRLP; this is encoded by the coding sequence ATGACACGACTTGCCTTCATCGGCGGCGGCAACATGGCGCGCAGCCTGATCGGCGGCCTGCTGAAAACCGGCGTGGCGCCGGCCACCCTCAGCGTGGCCGAGCCGCTGGCCGAGGCGCGCCAGTCGCTCGGCCGCGATTTCGGCATTGCCTGCTATGCCGAAAACCGGCTGGCCGTGGCGGAGGCCGAGGTGATCCTGCTGGCGGTGAAGCCGCAGGTGATGCCGGCGATCCACGCCGACCTGCGCGACATCCTGCAGCGCAACCGGCCGCTGCTGATCTCGATCGCCGCCGGCGTGCGGCTGGACCAGCTGGAGCGCTGGTTCGGTACCACCCTGCCGATCGTGCGCTGCATGCCGAACACGCCCGCGCTGATCGGCGCCGGCGCCACCGGCCTGTGCGCGAACAGCCGGGTCAGTCCGGCGCAGAAGGCGCAGGCGCAGCACATCCTCGATGCCGCCGGGATCACACGCTGGATCGACGATGAGGCGCTGATGGACACCGTCACCGCGCTGTCCGGTTCCGGCCCGGCGTATTTCTTCGCCCTGGTCGAAGCACTGGAAGCGGCCGCGGTGGCGCAAGGCCTGCCCCGCGGCACCGCCCGCGCACTCGCCGCGCAGACCTGCCTGGGCGCCGGTCGCATGCTGGTCGACGGCGGCGAGGACCCCGCCGTGCTGCGCCAGCGCGTCACCTCGCCACACGGCACCACCCAGGCTGCGCTGGAAAGCTTCAGCGCCGATGGCCTGCCGCACATCGTCGCCCGCGCCGTCGCCGCCGCCACCCGGCGTGGCGCGGAACTCGCTGCCGAACTGGACAGACTGCCGTGA